The Mucilaginibacter rubeus genomic interval ACAGCAGCGGAACCGCACGAATGGTTTGCCCCGGATTAAGCATGGTATCGCCGCCTTTTACATTCATTAGCATAGAACTGGCTTCAAGTTCGGTTAATAATGCGGGTTCAAATGTGGTTTCAAACTTTTTAACGGCGGCTTTTACATCAAACATTGTCATAGGTTTTTAGGAAACCTAAATTAGGTAAATTATAACATTTCAGGATGATAAGTGCCGTTGTGTGAAGTAAATTGTATAAGTAAAATCAATAAAATGATTTTAATATTAATACACTGTATCAGCTAAGACTCCCATTTGCTCATAATTGGGTAAAACGATGGCATTTGCAGCTTTTAACGGCATTTCAATCATCATATTTTTCCATGGGGTATGAGGCAGTATTTTCCAGATCTGACGGCTCATCCATAGTTTGAACGTGGTTTGCGGTACAAACCATTCGGCCCCTTCTGCCAGTTTCTGGCACGCAGTTGTTAAGGGACGCATTTTTGTTTCATAGTTCTTAAAGGCAATTAAATGATCTCCGGCTGAGGCTTGCAATTCGCCTGCCAAAATGTAGGCACCAACTACGGCCATGCTGGTACCCATACCCGACATTGGTGATGCACAATAACCGGCATCGCCCAACAATCCAACCCTGCCTTTACTCCAGCGATCCATCCTGATCTGGCTTACCGAATCAAAATAAAAATCAGGCGCTTCATCCATCAGCTTTAACAGTTGAGGTACCTGCCACTGCTCGTTGCCAAACCTGCTGCGGATCATCTCTTTTTGCTGTGCGAGATCCCTGTAATTATAATCGAGTTTTGGCGATGCGAAGTAAAAGGAGGCACGGGCTTCGGTATCTTCTTTGGCACTAAACACACCTACCCTTTTGCCCAATGTACCATAGTATAAACCTGCCATATCTTTGAGGTTCATAAAATTAGGCGTACTGAAAATGGCAAAGTAAATATTCAGGTGGTGCATAAACCGCGATTCTTCGCCAAAAGTCAGGGTCCGTACATTGGAATGTAATCCATCGGCACCGACAAGCAGGTCAAAACGCCGTGTTTCGCCGTTGCTAAAGCTTACATCAACACCATCGGAATCTTCTTGTAGAGCGGTGATACTATTATCAAACAAGTATTCGGTATCGTTTTTTGTCGCTTCGTAAAATACGCCCGCCAGATCTCCGCGCATAATTTCCAATTCGCCACTGGTGAAAGCGTCGGGCATACTGGCCAACTTTTTATTATTTTTATTTACGATAGTGATTTTACCAGAGCGGGTTTCATGTTTTTTGATAGCATCGATTAGGTCCATTTGCTCCAAAACCTGCATGGCGGGCCCGCGAAAATCAACAGCGTAGCCACCGGGCCTGATGCCGGGCGCACGTTCAACAATGGTTACTTCAAAGCCATAACGATTGAGCCAGTAAGCCAAGGCAGGCCCGGCAACGCTGGCGCCTGAAATCAATATTTTATTTGCTTTCATGGCACCAAAACTATGGTAGAGCTATAAGCAGGGCAACCACAAACAGGTTAATCAATAAGGTTAATCGGTAAAAGCATGCTTTTTAACGGTGAAGTTGAGTAACACCCGCTTTTATCCTTTTCCCATGACTATTTCGACTCACAGTATCTCGACAAACCCATCCGTTCCATTCACCCTGATCCGCTGCCCGTCTTTAATTAGTTTGGTAGCATCCTCAACACCCACTACTGCCGGTAAGCCATATTCGCGGGCTATCACAGCGCCATGGGTCATCAGGCCGCCAACTTCGGTAACAAGGCCTTTTATGGATACAAATAAGGGTGTCCAGCTGGGATCAGTAAACGTGGTGATCAATATATCGCCTTCTTCCAGTTCGGCATTTTCCATGTTTAAGATAACCCGCGCCCTCCCCTCAATAACCCCGGCAGAAACAGCTAAACCAACCATAGCCCCAACCGGAAAATCTTCACGGTTGTACTTACCCGAAATAATTTCGCCATCGGAAG includes:
- a CDS encoding FAD-dependent monooxygenase, translating into MKANKILISGASVAGPALAYWLNRYGFEVTIVERAPGIRPGGYAVDFRGPAMQVLEQMDLIDAIKKHETRSGKITIVNKNNKKLASMPDAFTSGELEIMRGDLAGVFYEATKNDTEYLFDNSITALQEDSDGVDVSFSNGETRRFDLLVGADGLHSNVRTLTFGEESRFMHHLNIYFAIFSTPNFMNLKDMAGLYYGTLGKRVGVFSAKEDTEARASFYFASPKLDYNYRDLAQQKEMIRSRFGNEQWQVPQLLKLMDEAPDFYFDSVSQIRMDRWSKGRVGLLGDAGYCASPMSGMGTSMAVVGAYILAGELQASAGDHLIAFKNYETKMRPLTTACQKLAEGAEWFVPQTTFKLWMSRQIWKILPHTPWKNMMIEMPLKAANAIVLPNYEQMGVLADTVY